One Nocardia iowensis DNA window includes the following coding sequences:
- a CDS encoding PH domain-containing protein yields the protein MGYPEDVLAPEEQLILHRHPHWKMLFWPIVTLIVGTALAGFAGGLASRKAPDGTARTALLIAVLVIWLIIVGWRCVAPMLSWKSTHFIITDRRVLVRQGVLTHTGIDIPMSRISSVQFRHGIFDRMLGTGTLIIESSSSEPLEFDDIPAVQQVHALLYHQVFDVEQAGNGRDERWDERGDYR from the coding sequence ATGGGTTATCCGGAGGACGTGCTTGCGCCGGAAGAGCAGCTGATTCTTCATCGTCATCCACATTGGAAAATGCTGTTCTGGCCGATCGTGACGCTGATTGTCGGCACCGCGCTCGCCGGTTTCGCCGGGGGACTCGCTTCGCGCAAAGCTCCCGATGGCACCGCGCGGACGGCACTGCTGATCGCGGTGCTCGTCATCTGGCTGATCATCGTCGGATGGCGTTGTGTCGCACCGATGCTCAGCTGGAAGTCGACGCATTTCATCATCACCGACCGCCGCGTGCTGGTCCGGCAGGGAGTGCTCACGCACACCGGCATCGACATTCCGATGAGCCGCATTTCCAGCGTGCAGTTCCGGCACGGGATCTTCGACCGGATGCTCGGCACCGGAACGCTGATCATCGAGTCGTCCTCCTCGGAGCCGCTCGAGTTCGACGACATCCCGGCCGTGCAGCAGGTGCACGCGTTGCTCTATCACCAAGTCTTCGACGTCGAACAGGCCGGTAACGGCCGGGACGAGCGCTGGGACGAGCGCGGCGACTACCGATGA
- a CDS encoding response regulator transcription factor: MTAVLLAEDDEAIAAPLSRALGREGYSVTVERFGPAVLERALEGHHDLLILDLGLPGMDGLEVCRQVRARGADLAVLMLTARTDEVDFVVGLDAGADDYVGKPFRLAELLARVRALLRRSGIGDDTVEVGGIRLEPAARRVLVNGVEIGLANKEYELLKVLIDRAGQVVPRETILREVWGDAELRGSKTLDMHMSWLRRKIGDEGPMAERRIVTVRGVGFRLNTD; this comes from the coding sequence ATGACGGCCGTACTGCTTGCAGAAGACGACGAGGCGATTGCCGCGCCGTTGTCGCGCGCACTGGGGCGCGAGGGCTACTCGGTCACCGTCGAGCGGTTCGGTCCGGCCGTGCTCGAGCGGGCCCTGGAGGGCCATCACGATTTGCTCATCCTCGACCTCGGCCTGCCGGGCATGGACGGGCTGGAGGTGTGTCGTCAGGTCCGGGCGCGCGGCGCCGATCTGGCCGTGCTGATGCTCACCGCGCGCACCGACGAGGTCGATTTCGTGGTCGGGCTGGATGCGGGCGCCGACGATTACGTCGGTAAGCCGTTCCGGCTCGCCGAGCTGTTGGCCCGGGTGCGAGCGTTGTTGCGGCGCAGCGGAATCGGCGATGACACGGTGGAGGTCGGCGGCATCCGGCTCGAGCCCGCCGCGCGGCGGGTGCTGGTGAACGGCGTCGAGATCGGCTTGGCCAACAAGGAGTACGAGCTGCTGAAGGTGCTGATCGACCGCGCGGGCCAGGTGGTGCCGCGCGAGACCATCCTGCGCGAGGTCTGGGGCGACGCCGAGCTGCGCGGCTCCAAGACGCTGGACATGCACATGTCCTGGTTGCGTCGCAAGATCGGTGACGAGGGCCCGATGGCCGAGCGGCGCATCGTCACCGTGCGCGGTGTCGGATTCCGGCTGAACACCGACTGA
- a CDS encoding sensor histidine kinase translates to MRRRILRSMLTVLTLTTVVLGVPLIYTAWLWVEDITRDDLQSKLERIAAAIIVQEHGDGMVLGELDTRAVEPLLPQDGKLTIIYPAPHDNASRADVGVDQVSDPLVESLSMGTKGSLRLEVPAAPMHARQRQAVGVVALAVLASLGAAVSVAVITARRVADPLRDVAARAARLAMGDFRPDPRRHGISELDRVSDVLDSATVEIAGRLQREHALVADVSHQLRSRLTAVRLRLDELSTHADPEVVHEAEEAMAQVDRLTEAIDDLVRASRDEDAADLDPVPVMEELRGVVAEWTHPFSEAGRELTLTGDESLLAPITGSRLREAVAVLVDNALMHGGGTCTVSVRTVRPGVDREPLVCVEVADEGDGVRDELAPHIFDRGFSAGGSTGVGLALARALVEADGGRLELQRRRPALFAVFLGSSASRSQNSVVAEPR, encoded by the coding sequence GTGCGACGCAGAATCCTGCGGTCCATGCTCACCGTGTTGACCCTCACCACGGTGGTGCTCGGGGTGCCGCTGATCTACACGGCCTGGCTGTGGGTGGAGGACATCACCCGCGACGACCTACAGAGCAAACTCGAACGGATCGCGGCCGCGATCATCGTCCAGGAGCACGGCGACGGCATGGTGCTCGGCGAACTCGACACCCGAGCCGTGGAACCGCTGCTACCGCAGGACGGCAAGCTCACCATCATCTATCCGGCCCCGCACGACAACGCCTCACGCGCGGACGTCGGCGTGGATCAGGTCTCCGACCCGCTGGTGGAGTCACTGTCGATGGGCACCAAAGGCTCACTCCGCCTGGAGGTGCCCGCCGCGCCGATGCACGCCAGGCAGCGCCAGGCCGTGGGCGTGGTGGCACTGGCAGTGCTCGCCTCGCTGGGGGCCGCGGTATCGGTCGCGGTGATCACCGCGCGCCGGGTCGCCGATCCGCTGCGCGATGTGGCGGCCAGGGCGGCCCGGCTGGCCATGGGCGACTTCCGGCCGGATCCGCGCAGGCACGGGATCTCCGAACTCGATCGGGTCTCCGACGTGCTCGACTCGGCCACCGTCGAGATCGCCGGTCGGCTGCAACGCGAGCACGCTCTGGTGGCGGATGTCTCACACCAACTGCGCAGCCGGCTCACCGCGGTCCGGCTGCGGCTGGACGAGCTGTCCACGCACGCCGATCCCGAGGTGGTGCACGAGGCCGAGGAGGCCATGGCGCAGGTGGATCGGCTCACCGAGGCGATCGACGACCTGGTCCGCGCCTCCCGCGACGAGGATGCCGCCGATCTCGATCCGGTGCCGGTGATGGAGGAACTGCGCGGTGTCGTGGCCGAGTGGACGCATCCGTTCAGCGAGGCGGGCCGCGAGCTGACGCTCACCGGGGACGAGTCGTTGCTGGCGCCGATCACCGGATCGCGCCTGCGCGAGGCGGTCGCGGTGCTCGTGGACAACGCGCTCATGCACGGCGGCGGGACCTGCACGGTGTCGGTGCGCACCGTGCGACCCGGGGTCGATCGGGAACCCCTGGTGTGTGTGGAGGTCGCCGACGAAGGCGACGGGGTGCGTGACGAACTCGCGCCGCACATCTTCGACCGCGGCTTCTCCGCGGGCGGCTCGACCGGGGTCGGGCTGGCGCTGGCCCGAGCGCTGGTGGAGGCCGACGGCGGGCGGCTCGAATTGCAGCGGCGCAGGCCCGCGCTGTTCGCGGTGTTCCTCGGCTCGTCCGCGTCGCGCTCGCAGAATTCGGTGGTCGCGGAGCCGCGCTGA
- a CDS encoding GtrA family protein encodes MSFVDDVVSVLPKPLARIALRHRELIKFAIVGATTFVIDSGIFYALKWTVLSEKPVTAKIISGVIAVIASYILNREWSFRNRGGRERHHEALLFFAVSGVGVVLAFIPLWISSYVFDLRQPDVSFTVENIADFISAFVIGNLLQMAFRFWAMRRWVFPDEMNEIAAEFEDLVEEEFGRN; translated from the coding sequence GTGTCATTCGTCGACGACGTGGTGAGCGTCCTTCCCAAGCCTCTCGCGAGGATCGCGCTCCGGCATCGGGAACTGATCAAGTTCGCCATCGTCGGCGCGACCACATTTGTGATCGATAGCGGCATCTTCTACGCGCTGAAATGGACGGTACTTTCCGAGAAGCCGGTCACCGCGAAGATCATCTCGGGTGTCATCGCGGTTATCGCGTCCTACATCCTGAATCGCGAATGGTCGTTCCGGAACCGGGGTGGCCGGGAACGGCATCACGAGGCCTTGCTTTTCTTCGCGGTCAGCGGCGTCGGCGTGGTTCTCGCCTTTATCCCGCTGTGGATCTCGAGCTACGTCTTCGATCTGCGCCAGCCCGACGTGAGCTTCACCGTCGAGAACATCGCGGACTTCATCAGCGCCTTCGTCATCGGCAATTTGCTGCAGATGGCGTTCCGGTTCTGGGCGATGCGCCGCTGGGTGTTTCCCGATGAGATGAACGAAATCGCCGCCGAATTCGAAGACCTGGTCGAAGAGGAATTCGGCCGCAACTGA
- a CDS encoding 5-(carboxyamino)imidazole ribonucleotide synthase, with amino-acid sequence MTILSDVSSARSFDPSAMPTVTMIGGGQLARMTHQAAIALGQRLRVLAENPDDPAAQVSPEVVLGSHTDLTALRKAAIGSHALTFDHEGVPTEHLAALVAEGVNVQPPPSALVFAQDKLAMRVKLSELGLPVPAFAPVAAVADAVRFGEEHGWRIVLKAVRGGYDGRGVWMPESADEATAIVAEQLAHGGQLLVEAKVDLKRELSAMVARSPFGQAATWPVVQTVQRNGQCAVVIAPAPDLDDDLAAAAETLALNLARELGVVGAMAVELFETHDGTLLVNELAMRPHNSGHWGMDGARTGQFEQHLRAVLDYPLGDTSPLAPVTVMANILGAAEAPAMSMDERLHHLFARMPDAKVHMYGKGERRDRKIGHVNILGDEVAAVREKAERAAHWMSHAVWTDGWDPHQ; translated from the coding sequence ATGACAATATTGTCCGACGTGAGCAGCGCTCGTTCCTTCGATCCTTCCGCTATGCCCACCGTCACAATGATCGGTGGCGGTCAACTAGCGCGCATGACGCATCAGGCGGCCATCGCGCTCGGCCAGCGGCTACGGGTACTCGCCGAGAACCCCGACGACCCGGCCGCACAGGTCAGCCCCGAGGTCGTGCTCGGTAGTCACACCGATCTGACGGCGCTGCGTAAGGCCGCCATCGGGTCGCACGCGCTGACCTTCGACCACGAGGGCGTGCCGACCGAGCATCTGGCGGCGCTGGTCGCCGAGGGCGTGAACGTGCAGCCGCCGCCGAGTGCGCTGGTCTTCGCGCAGGACAAGCTGGCGATGCGCGTCAAGCTGTCCGAGCTCGGCCTGCCGGTGCCCGCGTTCGCGCCGGTCGCCGCGGTGGCCGACGCGGTGCGGTTCGGCGAGGAGCACGGCTGGCGGATCGTGCTCAAGGCGGTGCGTGGCGGTTACGACGGACGCGGCGTCTGGATGCCGGAGTCGGCCGACGAGGCCACGGCGATCGTGGCCGAACAACTCGCGCACGGCGGGCAACTGCTCGTCGAGGCGAAGGTGGATCTGAAGCGTGAGCTCTCGGCGATGGTGGCGCGCTCGCCGTTCGGGCAGGCCGCGACCTGGCCGGTGGTACAGACCGTGCAGCGCAACGGTCAGTGCGCCGTGGTGATCGCGCCCGCGCCGGACCTCGACGACGATCTGGCCGCGGCAGCCGAGACGCTGGCGCTGAACCTGGCCAGGGAACTCGGCGTGGTCGGCGCGATGGCGGTGGAACTGTTCGAGACCCACGACGGCACGCTGCTGGTGAACGAGCTGGCGATGCGCCCGCACAACTCCGGGCACTGGGGCATGGACGGCGCCCGCACCGGGCAGTTCGAACAGCACCTGCGCGCTGTCCTGGACTACCCGCTCGGCGACACCAGTCCGCTGGCCCCCGTCACCGTGATGGCCAATATTCTCGGCGCGGCCGAGGCGCCCGCGATGTCGATGGACGAGCGGCTGCACCACCTGTTCGCGCGGATGCCCGACGCCAAGGTGCACATGTACGGCAAGGGTGAACGCCGGGACCGCAAGATCGGGCACGTCAACATTCTCGGTGACGAGGTCGCCGCGGTGCGGGAAAAGGCTGAGCGGGCGGCGCATTGGATGTCGCACGCGGTATGGACCGACGGATGGGATCCCCATCAGTGA
- the purE gene encoding 5-(carboxyamino)imidazole ribonucleotide mutase: MSNPQVGLIMGSDSDWPTMEAAAEALAEFGIRFEVGVVSAHRTPQRMLDYAREAAGRGLQVIIAGAGGAAHLPGMVASATALPVIGVPVPLKYLDGMDSLLSIVQMPAGVPVATVSIGGARNAGLLAVRILAAHDPTLRTRMEQFQTGLEKMVLEKDNALRTKLLG; this comes from the coding sequence ATGAGTAACCCACAGGTCGGCCTGATCATGGGCAGCGACTCCGACTGGCCGACCATGGAAGCCGCCGCGGAAGCGCTGGCGGAGTTCGGCATTCGCTTCGAGGTCGGCGTCGTCTCGGCGCACCGCACCCCCCAGCGCATGCTCGACTACGCTCGCGAGGCCGCGGGCCGCGGCCTCCAGGTCATCATCGCGGGCGCGGGCGGCGCCGCCCACCTCCCCGGCATGGTCGCCTCGGCCACCGCCCTCCCGGTCATCGGCGTCCCCGTCCCCCTCAAATACCTCGACGGCATGGACTCCCTGCTCTCCATCGTCCAAATGCCCGCCGGCGTCCCCGTCGCCACCGTTTCCATCGGCGGCGCCCGCAACGCAGGCCTGCTGGCGGTCCGCATCCTCGCCGCCCACGACCCCACCCTGCGCACCCGCATGGAACAGTTCCAGACAGGCCTGGAGAAAATGGTCCTGGAAAAGGACAACGCCCTGCGCACCAAACTCCTCGGCTAA
- a CDS encoding TetR/AcrR family transcriptional regulator, with the protein MTTGDTRPRSGDDNTQFRLTVVDQALRLFAEKGYEATTVDEIAEAAGISRRTFFRQFRSKEDVIFADHESQLAQAAAFLAGSRADPWETVCEAVVQVFERFAQWREIAARRYQVVRRVPALREREIVTVFRYERLFTDYLRDQLPEVPDLARVQYTAAVTATHNYLLRRMVRGESDAGAADLRVELAAIPRGTGRRPGADELVVAVFPRDTPPRQVADLVARKLGSL; encoded by the coding sequence GTGACTACTGGCGACACACGCCCGCGCAGCGGGGACGACAACACGCAGTTTCGGCTGACAGTTGTCGATCAGGCGTTGCGGTTGTTTGCCGAGAAGGGGTACGAGGCGACGACTGTCGACGAGATCGCGGAGGCGGCGGGGATTTCCCGGCGGACATTCTTTCGGCAGTTCCGGTCGAAAGAGGATGTGATCTTCGCCGATCACGAGTCGCAGTTGGCGCAGGCGGCGGCGTTTCTCGCGGGGTCGCGGGCAGATCCGTGGGAGACGGTCTGCGAAGCCGTGGTTCAGGTGTTCGAGCGGTTCGCCCAGTGGCGGGAGATCGCGGCGCGGCGGTATCAGGTGGTGCGCCGGGTGCCCGCGCTGCGCGAGCGGGAGATCGTGACGGTGTTCCGGTACGAGCGGCTGTTCACCGATTATCTGCGCGATCAATTGCCCGAGGTGCCGGATCTGGCGCGGGTGCAGTACACCGCCGCGGTCACCGCGACGCACAACTATCTGCTGCGCCGGATGGTGCGCGGCGAGTCCGACGCCGGTGCGGCCGATCTGCGCGTGGAACTCGCGGCGATTCCGCGCGGCACCGGACGGCGTCCCGGCGCCGATGAACTGGTGGTCGCGGTGTTTCCGCGGGATACCCCACCCCGGCAGGTCGCCGATCTGGTGGCACGCAAACTCGGTAGTCTTTGA
- a CDS encoding acyl-CoA dehydrogenase, with translation MAGNPDFDLFKLEDFHDELRAAIRGLAEKEIAPHAKDVDGNSRFPDEALTALNAAGFNAVHVPEAYGGQGADSVATCIVIEEVARVCGSSSLIPAVNKLGTMGLILNGSEELKQQVLADIVNGEMASYALSEREAGSDAASMRTRAKQEGDDWILNGSKCWITNGGKSSWYTVMAVTDADKGANGISAFLVHKDDEGFVVGPLEHKLGIKGSPTAELYFENCRVPGDRIVGEPGTGFKTALQTLDHTRPTIGAQAVGLAQGALDAAIAYTKDRKQFGKPIADFQNTQFMLADMAMKIEAARLMVYTSAARAERGEKNLGFISAAAKCFASDVAMEVTTNAVQLFGGAGYTTDFPVERMMRDAKITQIYEGTNQIQRVVMSRALLR, from the coding sequence ATGGCGGGAAACCCCGATTTCGACCTGTTCAAGCTCGAGGACTTCCACGACGAACTGCGTGCGGCCATCCGCGGTCTGGCGGAGAAGGAGATCGCGCCGCACGCCAAGGACGTCGACGGTAACTCCCGCTTCCCCGACGAGGCGCTGACCGCGCTCAACGCCGCGGGCTTCAACGCGGTGCACGTGCCGGAGGCCTACGGCGGCCAGGGCGCCGACTCGGTGGCCACCTGCATCGTGATCGAAGAGGTCGCCCGCGTCTGCGGTTCCTCCTCGCTCATTCCCGCGGTCAACAAGCTCGGCACCATGGGCCTGATCCTCAACGGCTCCGAGGAGCTCAAGCAGCAGGTGCTCGCCGACATCGTCAACGGCGAAATGGCCTCCTACGCGCTGTCCGAGCGCGAGGCCGGTTCCGACGCCGCCAGCATGCGCACCCGCGCGAAGCAGGAGGGCGACGACTGGATCCTCAACGGCTCCAAGTGCTGGATCACCAACGGCGGCAAGTCTTCCTGGTACACGGTCATGGCGGTGACCGATGCGGACAAGGGCGCCAACGGTATTTCGGCCTTCCTGGTGCACAAGGACGACGAGGGCTTCGTGGTCGGCCCGCTCGAGCACAAGCTCGGCATCAAGGGATCGCCCACGGCGGAGCTGTATTTCGAGAACTGCCGGGTGCCGGGTGACCGCATCGTCGGCGAGCCGGGCACCGGTTTCAAGACCGCGCTGCAGACCCTCGACCACACCCGCCCGACCATCGGCGCGCAGGCCGTCGGTCTCGCGCAGGGCGCACTGGACGCGGCCATCGCCTACACCAAGGACCGCAAGCAGTTCGGCAAGCCGATCGCCGACTTCCAGAACACCCAGTTCATGCTCGCCGACATGGCGATGAAGATCGAGGCGGCCCGCCTCATGGTCTACACCTCGGCTGCCCGTGCCGAGCGCGGCGAGAAGAACCTCGGCTTCATCTCGGCCGCCGCCAAGTGTTTCGCCTCGGATGTCGCCATGGAGGTGACCACCAACGCCGTCCAGCTGTTCGGTGGCGCGGGCTACACCACCGACTTCCCGGTGGAGCGCATGATGCGCGACGCCAAGATCACCCAGATCTACGAGGGCACCAACCAGATCCAGCGCGTCGTCATGTCCCGCGCGCTGCTGCGCTGA
- a CDS encoding FAD-binding oxidoreductase: protein MIEALPDGAVVTDPDLLATYRQDWARDPEAGTPLAVVRATSTDDVAATLRWAHERKVPVVPRGAGSGLSGGATAVDGGLVLSTERMRAITVDPVTRTAVVQPGLLNAEVKRAVAEHGLWYPPDPSSFEICSIGGNAATNAGGLCCVKYGVTTDYVLGMEVVLADGTVLRLGGPRLKDSAGLSLTKLFVGSEGTLGIITELTLRLLPAQPPQSTVVATFATLPAAIDAILAITGELRPSMLEFMDSVSINAVENELRMGLDRGAAALLVARSDAPGEYALREAEIMLAACEKAGATEVFHTEDPEEGEAFTAARRFAIPAVEKLGALLLEDVGVPLPRLGDLVTGVAEIAARNDVTVSVIAHAGDGNTHPLIVHDPNDAAMTERAHRAFGEIMDLAIALGGTITGEHGVGRLKKAWLPDQLGADVMALTHRIKDALDPHGILNPGAIL from the coding sequence CTGATCGAGGCGCTACCCGATGGCGCGGTAGTCACCGACCCCGACCTGCTCGCGACGTACCGGCAGGACTGGGCGCGGGATCCCGAGGCGGGTACGCCGCTCGCGGTGGTGCGCGCTACCAGTACCGATGATGTCGCGGCGACGCTGCGCTGGGCGCACGAGCGAAAAGTGCCGGTGGTGCCGCGCGGCGCGGGTTCCGGGCTGTCCGGCGGTGCCACCGCCGTCGACGGCGGGCTCGTACTGAGCACCGAGCGGATGCGGGCGATCACGGTCGACCCGGTCACCAGGACCGCGGTGGTGCAGCCCGGCCTGCTGAACGCCGAGGTGAAACGCGCGGTCGCCGAGCACGGGCTCTGGTATCCGCCGGACCCCTCGTCGTTCGAGATCTGCTCGATCGGCGGGAACGCCGCGACCAACGCGGGCGGGCTGTGCTGTGTGAAGTACGGCGTGACCACCGATTACGTGCTCGGCATGGAAGTCGTGCTCGCCGACGGGACGGTGCTGCGGCTCGGCGGGCCACGGCTCAAGGATTCGGCCGGGCTTTCGCTGACCAAACTGTTCGTCGGCAGCGAGGGCACGCTCGGCATCATCACCGAGCTGACGCTGCGCCTGCTGCCCGCGCAACCGCCGCAGAGCACGGTCGTCGCGACCTTCGCGACGTTGCCCGCCGCCATCGACGCGATCCTCGCGATCACCGGCGAATTACGGCCCTCCATGCTGGAATTCATGGATTCGGTGTCGATCAACGCGGTCGAGAACGAGCTGCGGATGGGGCTGGATCGCGGCGCGGCGGCACTGCTGGTCGCGCGGTCGGACGCGCCGGGCGAATACGCGCTGCGGGAAGCCGAAATCATGCTGGCGGCGTGCGAAAAGGCGGGCGCGACAGAGGTTTTCCACACCGAGGACCCCGAAGAAGGCGAAGCCTTCACCGCGGCAAGGCGATTCGCGATTCCGGCGGTGGAGAAGCTGGGTGCGCTGCTGCTCGAGGATGTCGGTGTCCCGCTGCCGCGACTCGGCGACCTGGTCACCGGTGTCGCCGAGATCGCGGCACGCAATGACGTGACCGTTTCGGTGATCGCGCACGCCGGGGACGGCAACACCCATCCGCTGATCGTGCACGACCCGAACGACGCCGCCATGACCGAGCGGGCGCACCGCGCCTTCGGCGAAATCATGGACCTGGCGATCGCGCTCGGCGGCACCATCACCGGCGAGCACGGTGTCGGCCGGCTGAAGAAGGCGTGGCTGCCCGATCAACTCGGCGCGGACGTGATGGCATTGACCCACCGGATCAAGGACGCGCTCGACCCGCACGGCATCCTCAACCCGGGCGCGATCCTGTGA
- a CDS encoding GtrA family protein, producing the protein MHETARTTDTVADRFTRWCESVVARLPWGLNRLVPATFLGFALINSFTFGVDLVLLTVFHGWWGLPVWLSVTIAYVCAFGLSFVLNRTFNFHSHAPVGKQAAVYGVVVAINYVAFILGVGSGLTALGLEYHLARLLAGACEAVYMYSAMRWVVFRRDPKSELAPHAA; encoded by the coding sequence GTGCACGAGACGGCGAGGACCACCGATACCGTCGCGGACCGGTTCACCCGGTGGTGCGAATCCGTGGTCGCCCGGCTGCCGTGGGGTCTGAATCGCCTTGTCCCGGCGACCTTCCTCGGCTTCGCGCTGATCAACAGCTTCACCTTCGGCGTCGATCTAGTTCTGCTCACCGTGTTCCACGGCTGGTGGGGCCTGCCGGTGTGGCTGTCGGTCACCATCGCCTATGTGTGCGCGTTCGGGCTGAGTTTCGTGCTCAACCGCACCTTCAACTTCCACTCGCACGCACCCGTCGGCAAGCAGGCCGCGGTGTACGGCGTGGTCGTCGCGATCAACTACGTCGCCTTCATCCTCGGTGTCGGCAGCGGCCTCACCGCGCTCGGCCTCGAATACCACCTGGCCAGGTTGCTGGCCGGGGCGTGCGAGGCCGTCTACATGTACAGCGCGATGCGCTGGGTGGTGTTCCGCCGCGACCCGAAGTCAGAACTTGCACCTCACGCGGCGTGA
- a CDS encoding MerR family transcriptional regulator, with protein MANTNGYVKVGELATVTGLTVRTLHYYDEIGLLSPSGRSGAGHRLYSNDDVQRLYRIGLLRTLGLRLDEVAAALDDPAWDLTGVMVRHVAELDRRLAVGHRLRQRLTTMVATVTDQRSLDTRELLDTLEDMAMLDTKIQRRIPTLVYRDIAAAHDYLTTVFGMEPGRISRGEDGTVHHAEVTAGDGVIWLHQVSEQFKLQSPITLGACTEGMSIVVEDVDAHFRHAKAAGAEILYEPTDQFYGYRDYSARDLEQRLWSFMTPLD; from the coding sequence GTGGCGAACACCAACGGATACGTCAAGGTCGGCGAGCTGGCCACGGTCACCGGGCTGACCGTGCGCACCTTGCACTACTACGACGAGATCGGCCTGCTGTCGCCGTCCGGCCGCAGCGGCGCCGGGCACCGGTTGTACTCGAACGACGATGTCCAGCGGCTGTACCGGATCGGGCTGCTGCGCACTCTCGGGCTGCGCTTGGACGAGGTGGCCGCCGCGCTGGACGATCCCGCCTGGGATCTGACCGGCGTGATGGTGCGGCACGTCGCCGAACTCGACCGCAGGCTCGCCGTCGGTCATCGGCTGCGCCAGCGCTTGACCACGATGGTCGCCACCGTCACCGACCAGCGCAGCCTCGACACTCGGGAGCTGCTGGACACATTGGAGGACATGGCCATGCTTGACACCAAAATCCAGCGTCGCATCCCGACGCTCGTCTACCGCGATATCGCCGCCGCGCACGACTACCTGACCACCGTGTTCGGCATGGAGCCCGGCCGGATCAGCAGGGGCGAGGACGGCACCGTCCACCACGCGGAGGTCACCGCGGGCGACGGCGTGATCTGGTTGCATCAGGTCTCCGAGCAGTTCAAGCTGCAGTCGCCGATCACCCTCGGCGCCTGCACCGAGGGCATGTCGATCGTGGTCGAGGACGTGGATGCGCACTTCCGGCACGCGAAGGCGGCGGGCGCCGAAATCCTCTACGAGCCCACCGATCAGTTCTACGGCTATCGCGACTACAGCGCGCGCGACCTCGAACAGCGGCTGTGGTCGTTCATGACGCCGCTGGACTGA
- a CDS encoding Type 1 glutamine amidotransferase-like domain-containing protein has protein sequence MRLFLSSYRFGAHYDRLAALVGEPGRVALIPNACDSWPDVWESAVTSDVVPLRKLGYAPETVDLRDFIGCPAELERTLASFPMVWVRGGNTFVLRAQFARSGADLVLPRLLAADALVYAGYSAGACVMTPDLHGLESADDPAEVVSTCGIEPRWDGLGLVDRRIVPHIDSPTDPVGQGDLLAEFYRAEGIAHWALTDNDAIVVDGDRTEVLISPAAS, from the coding sequence ATGCGACTCTTCCTGTCCAGCTACCGGTTCGGCGCGCACTACGATCGGCTCGCCGCACTGGTCGGCGAGCCGGGACGAGTCGCGTTGATCCCCAACGCTTGTGACTCCTGGCCCGATGTGTGGGAGTCGGCGGTGACCAGCGATGTGGTGCCGCTGCGCAAACTGGGGTACGCGCCGGAGACGGTCGACCTGCGCGACTTCATCGGTTGTCCAGCGGAATTGGAGCGGACGCTGGCGAGCTTCCCGATGGTGTGGGTGCGCGGCGGCAACACCTTCGTACTGCGGGCCCAATTCGCCCGCAGCGGCGCCGATCTCGTGCTACCGCGGCTACTCGCCGCCGATGCGCTGGTGTACGCGGGCTACAGTGCGGGCGCCTGCGTGATGACGCCCGATCTGCACGGCCTCGAGTCGGCGGATGATCCCGCCGAGGTCGTGTCGACCTGCGGAATCGAACCCCGCTGGGACGGACTGGGATTGGTCGACCGGCGCATCGTGCCGCACATCGACTCCCCCACCGACCCGGTCGGCCAAGGCGATCTGCTGGCCGAGTTCTATCGCGCGGAGGGCATCGCCCACTGGGCGCTCACCGACAACGACGCGATCGTCGTCGACGGTGACCGGACCGAGGTGCTGATCAGTCCAGCGGCGTCATGA